From one Triticum urartu cultivar G1812 chromosome 3, Tu2.1, whole genome shotgun sequence genomic stretch:
- the LOC125543175 gene encoding uncharacterized protein LOC125543175, which translates to MGGILMQHHQISPSPLRKAAFPGSFALPRDFALHRAPLRGSLPCSSSLTVRSEANGYPPSRMAVKKHSKEELIEFFSGIQAAITRDSPKASGRTRKPSSPAGTLQEAGMKLQPHEGLHQDGQPNLEDMKVPELRDMARVRGMRGYSKLKKGELIDRLRGLA; encoded by the exons atgggaggaatcctCATGCAGCATCACCAAATCTCTCCCAGTCCTCTGCGAAAAGCCGCCTTCCCCGGATCATTTGCTCTCCCAAGAG ATTTTGCTCTCCATCGCGCTCCACTGCGGGGTTCTCTGCCCTGCTCATCTTCCCTGACGGTCAGATCCGAAGCCAACGGGTATCCGCCTTCAAGAATGGCGGTCAAGAAGCACAGCAAAGAAGAGCTCATAGAGTTCTTCAGCGGCATCCAGGCCGCCATTACCAGGGACTCGCCCAAGGCGTCCGGGAGGACGAGGAAGCCGTCGTCGCCGGCTGGCACGCTCCAAGAGGCCGGCATGAAGCTGCAACCACACG AGGGACTGCACCAAGACGGGCAGCCAAATTTGGAGGACATGAAGGTGCCCGAGCTGAGGGACATGGCGAGGGTGAGGGGGATGAGAGGCTACTCCAAGCTGAAGAAAGGGGAGCTCATTGATCGTCTGAGGGGGTTGGCCTGA